The proteins below are encoded in one region of Sphingobacterium sp. R2:
- a CDS encoding DUF2752 domain-containing protein: MWKAISGYNCPGCGLTHAFIALLQLRWQEAWLENPLIYLIVPVLIALTLRDFIRFWRLESR; the protein is encoded by the coding sequence GTGTGGAAGGCGATAAGTGGATATAACTGTCCGGGATGTGGCCTTACGCATGCTTTTATTGCTTTGTTGCAATTGCGGTGGCAAGAGGCGTGGTTAGAAAATCCATTGATCTACTTGATTGTGCCGGTGTTAATTGCGCTGACTCTGAGAGATTTTATTCGCTTTTGGCGGTTGGAATCAAGGTGA
- a CDS encoding TM2 domain-containing protein yields MKTEDEKYCVQCGKLITIKAEVCPYCGVRQPIFYANQPFQQQNTTFQDDRWLPALLFCIFLGPFGAHRFYLGQIGTAVIQLVTLGGCGIWYLIDLIMIIVGKYKDADGNYIKSPINN; encoded by the coding sequence ATGAAAACAGAAGACGAAAAGTATTGCGTGCAGTGCGGTAAATTGATTACTATCAAGGCCGAAGTTTGTCCGTATTGCGGTGTAAGACAGCCGATATTTTATGCTAACCAGCCCTTTCAACAACAAAATACTACGTTTCAGGACGATAGATGGTTACCGGCTCTGTTGTTTTGTATTTTTTTGGGACCATTTGGTGCGCATCGGTTTTATTTGGGACAAATTGGTACGGCAGTAATTCAGTTAGTCACTTTGGGCGGCTGTGGTATTTGGTATCTGATCGATTTGATTATGATTATTGTCGGAAAATATAAGGATGCGGACGGCAATTACATTAAAAGTCCGATAAACAATTAA